In Archocentrus centrarchus isolate MPI-CPG fArcCen1 chromosome 22, fArcCen1, whole genome shotgun sequence, one DNA window encodes the following:
- the LOC115772921 gene encoding potassium voltage-gated channel subfamily S member 3-like — MVYGQILQQPEGCFINVNVGGFKQRMDLTVLKRFPQTRLARLLCCSSKEAILELCDDFSPSEMEYYFDRSPSFFCYILNFYLTGKIHLVDGLCVVSFFQEIEYWGIKERHLDFCCSNKFYDLMELAEDGLWDQRSDEGQLNSFGSSIGELSALEDDTQMFEGSWCANVRQSVWIRLENPGFSTSAKVMAVASLSVVIASIVAMCVHSMPDFHQVDPDEKKIENPVLMFVESFCVVFFSAEFILRLAVSPSARKFLCSPLNIIDLLSVMPFYVTILCDIMNADESTDLENVGKVVQILRLMRVFRILKLARHSVGLRSLGATLRHSSREVGMLVLFLSVGISVFSSLIYCVEKDSQESELQTIPIGWWWATISMTTVGYGDTLPVTLAGKIIGTLCIICGLLIVALPITNIFNKFSKFYQKQKCLDLKPSNDCSLSSKHN; from the coding sequence ATGGTGTATGGACAGATCCTCCAGCAGCCTGAGGGTTGCTTCATTAATGTCAATGTTGGAGGTTTCAAGCAGCGAATGGACCTCACCGTCCTGAAACGATTCCCACAGACACGCCTGGCTCGTCTTCTGTGCTGCAGCTCCAAAGAAGCCATCCTGGAGCTCTGTGATGACTTCAGTCCTTCTGAAATGGAGTACTACTTCGACCGCAGCCCAAGTTTTTTCTGTTACATTCTCAACTTTTACCTCACGGGGAAAATCCACCTGGTGGATGGGCTGTGTGTGGTCTCATTCTTCCAAGAAATTGAGTACTGGGGCATCAAGGAACGTCACCTGGACTTCTGCTGCAGCAACAAGTTCTATGACCTTATGGAACTTGCTGAGGATGGATTATGGGATCAGAGAAGTGATGAGGGCCAGCTCAACAGCTTTGGCTCATCTATTGGTGAACTGTCTGCTTTGGAGGATGACACACAAATGTTTGAAGGCTCCTGGTGTGCAAATGTCCGCCAGAGTGTTTGGATTAGACTTGAAAATCCCGGTTTCTCCACATCAGCCAAAGTTATGGCTGTAGCATCCCTCAGTGTAGTCATCGCCTCCATTGTGGCCATGTGTGTTCACAGCATGCCGGATTTCCATCAGGTAgatcctgatgaaaaaaaaattgaaaatccaGTGCTGATGTTTGTTGAGAGCTTCTGCGTCGTGTTTTTCTCTGCAGAGTTTATTCTTCGCTTGGCTGTTTCACCATCAGCCAGGAAGTTCCTGTGCAGCCCTCTCAACATTATCGATCTGCTGTCAGTCATGCCCTTCTACGTCACTATCCTGTGTGACATAATGAATGCGGACGAGAGCACAGACCTGGAGAACGTTGGCAAAGTTGTGCAGATCTTGAGGCTGATGCGAGTGTTTCGTATTTTAAAACTGGCTCGCCACTCAGTTGGCCTTCGCTCTCTTGGCGCCACACTACGACACAGCTCCCGTGAAGTGGGCATGCTGGTGCTTTTCCTGTCCGTGGGTATTTCTGTGTTTTCGTCCCTCATTTACTGTGTGGAGAAAGATTCTCAGGAGTCTGAGTTGCAAACTATCCCTATCGGGTGGTGGTGGGCCACCATTAGCATGACCACAGTGGGCTATGGAGACACCTTACCTGTTACTTTAGCTGGGAAGATCATAGGAACTCTGTGCATCATCTGCGGGCTGCTGATTGTGGCTCTGCCCATTACTAACATCTTCAACAAGTTCTCCAAGTTCTACCAGAAGCAAAAATGTTTAGATCTCAAGCCAAGCAATGACTGCTCCCTCTCCAGCAAACACAACTAA